One Methylocystis iwaonis genomic window, TTTCTCGCTGACCCAAACAATTTGACGTTATCCAAGCTTGATCATTTCGTCGTTGTGATCTCGCATACCGCAATGCGCCACACCGATTGCGCCGTTCGATATTTCGATCCCAGTTTCCAATAGCCTCCACTACGAATACGAACTTCTGTTGTAGGATTGGACTGAGATTTGAGTTTTTCTTCTGCGTCGCGGGCCCGTCAAGGACCGAATAGAGGTGTTTAGTCGCCAAACCAATGTCCCTGTTCACCGTCCTGACGGAAATTCCCAATTTCGCTGCGATTTCGGCATTGTCTAGTTCGTAGACCCGACTGAGAAGAAAAATATCGCGACAACGACCAGAAAGTCGGGACAATTCCGTGAGAACGGCGTTAAGCGCGAGCCAATCGTCGAAGGGTGTGTCGCTCGTCATATTAATTGTAGAGCATTCGTCAACCCCATCGGCTTCCACCAGAAAAGCGGCGCGTGTTCGCGCCTTGCGCAACCAGTCAACAGCGATATTCAACCCAATACGAAAAAGATAACTACGTGGGTCGGCTACGGTCTCGCGCCGTTCCATTTCGAGTAAGCGGAGGAACGCCTCTTGCGCAACGTCTTCCGAGTCCTGGTGGTTCATTTTCCGCCGAGTTACTCGACACAGAGATTTATGTTCAACTCGAAACAGGGTTTCAATCGCCGCATTAGAGAGCCGCATTCAAGCCTCCCATAAATTTGGAGCGCTAAAAACAGTTAAAAAGCCGATCTGCTGCACCAAGTTCAGTTCCGACTCAATCCATCGTCGCCGAGGACCGCTTCAGAACCGTGGGCGCAGAACTACATTCGCCAGCACGATCGTGCGGGACAAGCGAATGAAGAACACCACCGCGAGACGATCCGCATCGAAATCGCGAGTGATCAGGCGCTGATGGTGCAGATATGAAAAAATGCAATGTTAGGATTGGACGGGCGGCGCGCGGGGTTGGTGAGGCGATGAACTCGAATAATAGCGCCCAATAGGGAGTGACGCATTTAGCGTATGCGTGCGCGCTTCAAGCTGCGTGCGCGTCGTGAACCCGCGCGAGATCGGACCTTGGAAAAGTGATGAGCACGAACAAGAGGTAAGGCAACAAACGCCATCAAATCGGCATGCGCTGTCGGAAGCCAACAGCGGCTCTTTTAGATTGCTGGTAGAGCATATTACGTCCTGAATACCCTGCTCGTTACGAGCTACGAACGGATTGGCAGACCCCAGCCCCAAAAAAGCAGACTGGGCCAATACCAGAAACACAATGAAAATCGTACGAAACATGAGAGAATGCCGCCGCGCAGTCCTCAACCAAATCTTTCCTATCTCCAAATAGGCTAGAACGCAACCGCGGGTCCATTTCACACCACGTCACGCGCCCCTGGCCGCCTTTAACGATCTCGACGTCGATCAACATCCGCGTGCTGTCGATCGAGGCGACCTTCAGACGCGTGATTTCTCTGACACGCAAACCTGCCACATAAGCGGTCGCCCGCGCGACGCGGTTGCGTAGTCCGTCAACCGCTTCCAGGAAGCGCACGACTTCCTCGGCGCTCATGACCGCGGCAAGCCTCTCAGGCTCGCGGCCGAAAACAATCCTTTCGATCGCCTCCTTCGTCCCACGGCGCCGTGTGAAGAACCGCTGGGCGCATGTGACTTGGTTGGCGTGCCTCAGGAATGCTTCTGGGCGACGAGATGAAGGATGAGGCCGATAGGCGGGGACTTTCCTCCATCCGGATCGAGAACCGGCGCGGTCGTTCCCGCAGGCGCCGGTCCGCTCCACAATGCCTGCCAGTTTGGCTTCCTGGCCGCTCGGCGTCCGACACAAGCCTGCCGAGGGTGCGGCGGCGACGAGGAGAGACTACGGCCAGGGTCCCTTTTCGGCTTCGTAGACTGCGTTCGCCTGCGCGATTTCGACGTCGCGGGTTGTTGGCGACCAACCGCCGCCCAGCGCCTGATAGACGCCGGTCGCAGCCCGGAAGCGCGCCAGACGTGCCTGCGCAAGGCGATCCTGGCTCTGGAAGAGCGAGGTCTGCGTTATGGCGAGCGTGACGGTGTCGATGGTCCCCTCGCGCAGCCGCGCCAACGCTGTTGCATAGGCGCGGCGCCAGGCCGTGACTGAATCGGCCTGCAGCATTACCTGACGCTCCGTCTCGCGCGCGGCGACGAGCGCGTTCTCGACATCCGTCAAGGCTGAGAGAATCTGCTTGCGGTAAAGGGTCGCGAGCTCCTGATATCTGCCTTTCTGCAACTCATATTGTCCCTGCAAGGCGTAGCCGTCGAATAGAGGTTGCGCCAGTTCCGACCCGAATTGCCAGGCGACGGCCTCGGGCCGCAGCACGTTTTTCAGAAGCGCGCTTTGCAAGCCATAGAGTCCGGTGAGAGTGATCGAAGGAAAAAACGCGGCGCGCGCGCGAAGCACGGAAAATTCCTGCGAGGCGAGTCTTGCTTCCGCCAGCGCAATATCCGGACGGCGCAGCAACACTTCCGACGGCAAGCCGGGCGCGACAGCCGGAACAGCGAGCTTCGCCAGCGATCCGCCCTCGAGCAGCAAGTCCTCGGGCGCGCGGCCGAGCAGCACCGCAAGGAGGTTTTCCGTCTGCTGCAAATTTTGCTCGAGCGGCGGAATCGAGGCGCGTTGATCCGCGAGGATCGCCTGCTGCTGCGCGACGTCCATCCCCGTCGCCGTGCCGACGCCGAACCGCAGCTTGATCGTCTCGAACACCTCGGTTGCGATCAGGACATTGTCGCGGGCGATGCGGAGACGGTCGCGCGCCGCCAGAGTCTGAAAATAGGCGTTCAGCACCGCGGCGATCGTCGTAATTTCCACGACGTCGCGGTCGAAGCGGCTGGCGTTGGCGAGAAGCCGCGCGGCGCTGGAAGCGTCCTGAATCTTGCCCCAAAAATCGATCTCATAGCTTGCGGTCAGACCAAGCTGAAAGAAGCCGAAGCTGACAGCCTGGAAATCAGAAGTGGCGAGGACGTCGGAACTCGCGGGCGTCAGTCCACCCGCGCCGGATGTGGGGACCAGGACCGTTCCCGGGGTGCGGTTCGTCTGGGCGATGTTATTCACCGATAGAGACGGCCGCAGCGCCGCGCTCGACACCCTCGCCTGCGCGTCGGCCTGCTCTATCCGGGCGACCGCCGCGCCGATGTCGAGATTTTGATCGAGCGCCTGGTCGACGAATCCGGTCAGTTCCCTTGATCGGAAGAGCGCCGCGAAGTCGCGCGCAGCGCGCAGCGGCGGCGCGGAACGTGGTCTGGCTGCGCGAAATCGTTCGGGCGGCGGCGCGCCAAGACCCGGCTTCTCCCAGTCGAGATTGCAGCCGCTTCCGGCGAACGCCGACAGCATCGCGACCAGCAGCGTGGGAAGCCGCAATCTCATAGTCTACTCCCACCTCAGCGCGTCGATCGGATTCAATCCCGCCGCCCGACGCGCCGGGAGATAGCCGAAGAGCACGCCGACGCCGACGGAGACCAACAGAGCCGCCACGACGCTCACCGGAGGGACAATGAGCGGCCAGTCCACCAGGAGCGCGACGAGCGCGCTTCCCGCGAGGCCGATACCAAGACCGATGATCCCCGCGAGGACGCATAGCGTGACGGCCTCGACGAGAAACTGCAGGAGGATATCGCGCTTGCGCGCGCCGATCGCCATGCGCAGCCCGATTTCCTGCGTGCGCTCGGTGACGGAGACAAGCATCATGTTCATGATCCCGACGCCACCGACGAAGAGCGAGATCGCGGCGGCCGCGAGAGAAGCCAGGTTAGAGAGGTTTGCGTCGTGTTCAGCAGCTCGACAAATCGGGTCGAGTCGAAGACGTTGAGCTTGTCCTCCTGAGCGCCGACGAGATGTTTGCGCTCGCGTAATAGCGCAAGAACCTCCTCTTTGACCTTCTCGCGGTCGGCGCCGGGCCTGACTTTCATGTCGATGGAGCTGATTTGCCGGGGGCTCGACAATGCGGAATTCGGCAGATGCGCGCGCGCCGTCGTGATCGGAAGATAGATGTAATTGTCCATATTCTCGCCGCCCATCGAACCGAGCCTCGTCCGCACGCCGATGATGCGAACCGGAGCGGCGCCGAGGCGCACGGTCTGATTCAGCGGCGACTCGTCCCCGAACAATTTTTCTTTGACGGTCGCTCCAAGAACGACCACTTTCGCGCCGGCGCGAACCTCTTCGTCGTCGAAGAATTGGCCCTCGAGGAGTTTGACGCCGAAAACCGTCTGATAGGTCGCCTCGACGGCATAATATTTGGTGTTCCAGCTCTTATCGCCGGCGACCACGGTGACGCCGCCGTTTATTTCTCGCGACAGATATTGCAGGTTGGGGATGACCTCACGAATCGCATTAGCGTCCTGATCGGTTAGAACAACCGCCACGCCGCGCCGGAGCGCATTCTCCACCTTGGTCGTGAATACGAAAAGCACATCCGTGCCCGCGCTGGCGATCTGCCGCTCGACGAGTTTATTCGCGCCCGCATTGGCCGCGCTCATGACGACGAGGCCGCTGACGCCGATGATGACCCCGATCGCCGTCAGGGCGCTGCGCAGCAGATTCGAGCGAAGCGCCGTGGCCGCCTCCTGCAGGAGCGTGCGCGGAGTCATGCCGTCGGCTCCTTTGCGAGCGCGCCGCGCCGTCGCTGCTTGCCGCCGCTGGAAAATCGCAAGGCGTTACTTCCTCCTCAAAGCGTCGATTGGATTCAATCCCGCCCCGCGGCGCGCGGGTAGGTAGCCGAATATGATCCCGACGCTGACAGAAACCAGAGTGGCCGCCGCTGCGCCCAATGGCGGGATAATGAGCGGCCAGTCCACGAGGCGCGCCACGAGAACGCTTCCCGCGAGGCCGATCATGAGACCGATCAGTCCCGCAACAACGGACAGCGTGACGGCTTCGGCCAGAAACTGCCGGAGTATGTCGCGCCGGCGCGCGCCGATCGCCATGCGAAGTCCGATTTCCCGCGTGCGCTCGGTGACCGACACGAGCATGATATTCATGATCCCGACCCCGCCGACGAGAAGCAGGATCGCCGCCGTCGCGAGGAGAAGCCGGTTCAGCGTGGATTGCGTCGTGTTCAGCAACTCAACCATCTGCGTGAGGTCGATCACATCGAGCTTGTCCTCCTGCGCGCCGCGCAAATGCTTGCGCTCGCGCAGAAGCGCGAGAACGTCCTGTTTGACCTTCTCGCGGTTGGCGCCTGGAGAAACTTTCATATCGATCAGGCTGAGTTGCCGAGCGGTCGACATTTCCGAGTTTGGGATATGCGCGCGCGCCGTCTTGATCGGAAGAATGATGAAATTATCCTCATCGACGCCACCGAAGGAGCCGCGCTTCCTGCGCACGCCGATGATACGGACCGGTATAGTGACCAGGCGGACTGTCTGATCCAGCGGAGACGCAGTTCCGAACAGCTTTCTTGCAACTGTCGCGCCGATGACGATGACCTTTGCGCCGGAACGCGCCTCGGCCTCGTCGAAAAACCGCCCCTCGGAAAGCTTGACGCCCCAAACCTGCTCGTATGACGCGTCGACTCCCCAATATTCGGTGATCCAGCTAGAGTTTCCCGCGACAAGCGTCACTTTACTGTAAACCTCGCGCGACAGATATTGTATGTTCGGGACCAGTTCACGGACCGCATTCGCGTCCTGGTCGGTTAGGACGACCACCGCGCCGCGCCGGAGCGCATTCTCCACCTTGGCCGCGCGAGCGACGAGCGCATCCGTGCCCTGATCGGCGATCTGGCGCTCGACGAGCTTGTTCGCGCCCGAATTCGCCGCGCTCATCACGACGAGACCGCCGACGCCGATGATGACGCCGAACGCCGTCAACGCGCTGCGTAGCAGATTCAATCGAAGCGCGTTGATCGCTTCTCGAAAAAGCGTCTGAAGCGTCACGCCGTTGGCTCCTTCGCACGCGCGCCGCTGCGACGCTGACACACGTCTTCGACAATCTCGCCGTCGCAAAAGCGCAGTAGCCGATCGGCATAGGCCGCGATATCAGGCTCGTGGGTGATGACGACCAGCGTCAGCCCTTCTTCGTTGAGCGACGAAAGAAGCGACATGATCTCATCGCCAACGCGGATGGCGCCGACATCCGCCTCGTCGACCTGCGCCAGAATCTGTATTTGCGACAGATCCTGTGCGATCTGAAACAATACGGGCGTCTGATACTCCGCCGTCACGGTCTGCCCGCGCTGCATCCTTCGGTCGATCACCACGCCGTTGATTGGCGATTTGATCAAAGTGCGATCGAAATTGATCTGCGCTTGATCGCATTCCGCCTGCCGCAGCGCGACAGTCGCTTTCGCCGACTCAAGGTCAGCTTGCGCCGCGCTGAGTTCATGGCGCGTGGCGCCGCTCTCCGTTTGCGCCTGATCGAGCTGCTGGCGGGAGACGCCCGCGGCCGACGCCAGCGCGCTGTAGCGCCCGACATTGCGATCGAGCAGACCGAGCTGCTTTTGCAGCTTCGCCATCGCCGCCTCTCGCCGCAAGACATCCGCCCTGGCAATCGCGAGATTAGCCGAGGCGGCCTGCACTTTCGCGTCGAATGGCGCGCGATCGATCACGGCGATGAGATCGCCCTGTTTCACTTTGCTGTTAAAATCGACCTTCATCTCCGTGATCGGCCCGGAAACTTGCGAACCCACCTCGACCGTCACCAGCGCTTTGACCGCGCCAGACGCCGTAACGCTCCGCTCGACGACGCCGCGGCCAAGGAGTTGCGTTTGGTAGAGGCGTGTCGCGTCGGCGTTTCCGCTCCCGAAAGACCACCAGAGAGTCAGGCACAAAACCACCGCAGAAAATACGAGCGCGCCGACGATCGAAATCTTCTTTCCCTTTGCGTCAATCCTCATTGGAAAGAAACTCCAGTAAACGCCAGTATACGACAAATCACGCGCGTGATCCTTGCCGCCGTACCCCGGTCGCGCGCTCCGATCGTTGTCGGTAATCTATTCGAGACTCACGCGAGAGCGCATTTGAAAACTGATTGTCCCGGCCTAAAGAGAGCTGGCTCAGCGGCACGACGAAGGAGCGTCCTTGCCCGTCCCCCTCGATCGTGAAACGGCACATCAGTTCATGATCCGGTCTGCCGCCGATGACGCCGCGAAAGCATCAATCGCGGCGGCGTCGAAAGGGAAACGAGCCGGTCGCGCAGAAACGCGATAAGCGGCGCGCGCGCATAGGCCAAAACGCGCCGGGCGCGCGAAATTCTGCGGCGGAGCAGTTGCATATCGATATTGCGGGAGTGCATAAATTCCTCCTTAGCGTAAAAGCCTGAAATACTCAGCGGGACTCCTGCTCGCCGGCACACCCGCAAGCGTAGCTCCAGTTACGTGGCGCTTCCGCGCGCGCCGCTTCCGCCACCAGATGTAAACGCCCGTGCCGGACAGCGTCGTTATGGCGAGGCCGAGGGCGCAGACAAAAATCTTGTAAGGCATGCCGAACAGATTTGCGGTGTGAAGCTGTACGAGCCACGTCGTCACCGTCGTCCCGCTCTGCTCTCCCGTAGGGATTTTGACGCCGAGCAACTTTCCGTCGAAGGCGTCGAAATAAACCGACGTCGATCCGTATTTGTCGCCGATGTCTCTTGACGAGCGCACGCGATACTCCCAGCCGCCGAGCTGCTTGGAATTGTATAGCGCGAGAACGCGTTCGATCGTTAAGCCGCGCTTGGTGGCCTCGGTCGCCATCAGGCGCTCTCCCGTCGCCAGCGCCTCGTCCCATGACATCGGCTCCCGGCCCGACGGCGCCGGCGGCTTGACGTCACTCCGCGCCCACATCGGCTGCTCATAATCGAGCACGAATTGCGTCACGCGCGTGTAAACGTAATTGAGATCCAAATAGACACTGGACCAGGCGAATATCAGCAGCATGACCCAGAGCCAAAGTCCGAAGGCGCGGTGGAGATCGAAATTGACGCGGTAGGCTGAGGAGCCGCGCCACTTAATGAGCCAGGCCGGCTTCCAGCGCGCGAGAAACCCTTTGCGCGAATGGCCGGTCGGCGTCGGCAGCGTCAGGTAGAACCCGACGAAGCAGTCGATCGTCCATAAGAACGCGACAACGCCAAGTATCCAGTCGCCGATCCCGCTCATCGCCAGATACATGTGTAGGGCGTAGACGAAGGGCATGATGTCGGTCTTCGTCTTCGGCAGTCCATGCCATGCCGCGCGCCCGCGTTCATGTCCGTCGATCGGATCGAGATGGATGTAGTCAAAATCGAGCGGCGCGGCGCCCTCACGCGCCTCCATGCCGATCATCACCGAGCCGGGATAGCCGAGATATACGGTCTTCGTTTGCGCCTGCGGAACGATCGCCTCGGCGCGGCGCGCCAACGTCGCGGCGTCGAGCGTGATCCCGGGCCGATCGCCCGGATACATCTCCGGCGTCAGCCAATGATTAATTTCGAGCCAAAACGCCAGCAGGCTTCCCGTCAGCCCGACGACGATGAGAAAGCCAGCCATCACGAGGCCCGCCCAGCGGTGAAGCCAGACCCAGAACGCGCGCGTCAACATCAAAAGGCTCCTCGATACGAGAAGGGCTAAGAGGCCGCCCCGTTTCGGGACGGCCTGAGGTCGCGAAGGTTCGCGCTCACCATTTGAAGCTCAGCGCTCCCACTGCCGTGAACGGACGAGCGGGAATCCTGAATTTGGGCGCCGCGTTGTAGTTGAACGTATCGTCGACGGCGTCGAAGTAACGCACATTGTTGATGTTTTGCAGGTTGAGCTGCGCCGTTACCCTGTGTCCGTAGAGTTCCGCCGTGTAGCTGGCGAATCCGTCGAGCCGCGCAAAACCGGGCATAACGAATGTATTCTCGAGATCGCCCCACCAATTGGAGGAGGCGGTCACGCCGCCGCCGGCGCGAAAGCCAAGACCGTTGTCCCCGAAGTCGTAAGTGAGAAACAGCTTGCCGCTGTGACGAGGCGCGAATTCGAGATGGTTGCCGAGAAAGCCGCCCTGTGCGCCGAACACCGCACTATCAAGGAGACCGAATGGATTCAGCCGGTTCGGCGCATTGTCGTCTATCACCTTCGCGTTAATATAGGCGTAGTTGGCGATGACCGTCATGCGATCCGTCAGCGCGCCGATCAAATCGAACTCGACGCCGCGGCTGCGCTGCAGACCTGCAAGCTGCGACACTCCAACTGTTCCGAATAGCGCAGTCGCGACGTTGGATTTCGTGATCTGGTAGAATGCAAGCGTGGCGAGCAGGCCGGGAAGCGGCTGCGCCTTGAATCCGACTTCCCATTGCAGGGCACGCTCCGGTGGGAGGGCGACGCTTTTGGCGTCGAAAGCAGCCTGTGGGCCGAAAGATCTGGAATAGCTGGCGTAGGCGCTGAGTTCGGGCAGAATGTCGAAGACGACGCCGACGCGCGGGCTC contains:
- a CDS encoding efflux transporter outer membrane subunit; this encodes MRLRLPTLLVAMLSAFAGSGCNLDWEKPGLGAPPPERFRAARPRSAPPLRAARDFAALFRSRELTGFVDQALDQNLDIGAAVARIEQADAQARVSSAALRPSLSVNNIAQTNRTPGTVLVPTSGAGGLTPASSDVLATSDFQAVSFGFFQLGLTASYEIDFWGKIQDASSAARLLANASRFDRDVVEITTIAAVLNAYFQTLAARDRLRIARDNVLIATEVFETIKLRFGVGTATGMDVAQQQAILADQRASIPPLEQNLQQTENLLAVLLGRAPEDLLLEGGSLAKLAVPAVAPGLPSEVLLRRPDIALAEARLASQEFSVLRARAAFFPSITLTGLYGLQSALLKNVLRPEAVAWQFGSELAQPLFDGYALQGQYELQKGRYQELATLYRKQILSALTDVENALVAARETERQVMLQADSVTAWRRAYATALARLREGTIDTVTLAITQTSLFQSQDRLAQARLARFRAATGVYQALGGGWSPTTRDVEIAQANAVYEAEKGPWP
- a CDS encoding PepSY-associated TM helix domain-containing protein codes for the protein MLTRAFWVWLHRWAGLVMAGFLIVVGLTGSLLAFWLEINHWLTPEMYPGDRPGITLDAATLARRAEAIVPQAQTKTVYLGYPGSVMIGMEAREGAAPLDFDYIHLDPIDGHERGRAAWHGLPKTKTDIMPFVYALHMYLAMSGIGDWILGVVAFLWTIDCFVGFYLTLPTPTGHSRKGFLARWKPAWLIKWRGSSAYRVNFDLHRAFGLWLWVMLLIFAWSSVYLDLNYVYTRVTQFVLDYEQPMWARSDVKPPAPSGREPMSWDEALATGERLMATEATKRGLTIERVLALYNSKQLGGWEYRVRSSRDIGDKYGSTSVYFDAFDGKLLGVKIPTGEQSGTTVTTWLVQLHTANLFGMPYKIFVCALGLAITTLSGTGVYIWWRKRRARKRHVTGATLAGVPASRSPAEYFRLLR
- a CDS encoding tyrosine-type recombinase/integrase, translated to MSAEEVVRFLEAVDGLRNRVARATAYVAGLRVREITRLKVASIDSTRMLIDVEIVKGGQGRVTWCEMDPRLRSSLFGDRKDLVEDCAAAFSHVSYDFHCVSGIGPVCFFGAGVCQSVRSS
- a CDS encoding ABC transporter permease, with product MTLQTLFREAINALRLNLLRSALTAFGVIIGVGGLVVMSAANSGANKLVERQIADQGTDALVARAAKVENALRRGAVVVLTDQDANAVRELVPNIQYLSREVYSKVTLVAGNSSWITEYWGVDASYEQVWGVKLSEGRFFDEAEARSGAKVIVIGATVARKLFGTASPLDQTVRLVTIPVRIIGVRRKRGSFGGVDEDNFIILPIKTARAHIPNSEMSTARQLSLIDMKVSPGANREKVKQDVLALLRERKHLRGAQEDKLDVIDLTQMVELLNTTQSTLNRLLLATAAILLLVGGVGIMNIMLVSVTERTREIGLRMAIGARRRDILRQFLAEAVTLSVVAGLIGLMIGLAGSVLVARLVDWPLIIPPLGAAAATLVSVSVGIIFGYLPARRGAGLNPIDALRRK
- a CDS encoding RNA polymerase sigma factor, which gives rise to MRLSNAAIETLFRVEHKSLCRVTRRKMNHQDSEDVAQEAFLRLLEMERRETVADPRSYLFRIGLNIAVDWLRKARTRAAFLVEADGVDECSTINMTSDTPFDDWLALNAVLTELSRLSGRCRDIFLLSRVYELDNAEIAAKLGISVRTVNRDIGLATKHLYSVLDGPATQKKNSNLSPILQQKFVFVVEAIGNWDRNIERRNRCGALRYARSQRRNDQAWITSNCLGQRERAADVL
- a CDS encoding ABC transporter permease, which gives rise to MTPRTLLQEAATALRSNLLRSALTAIGVIIGVSGLVVMSAANAGANKLVERQIASAGTDVLFVFTTKVENALRRGVAVVLTDQDANAIREVIPNLQYLSREINGGVTVVAGDKSWNTKYYAVEATYQTVFGVKLLEGQFFDDEEVRAGAKVVVLGATVKEKLFGDESPLNQTVRLGAAPVRIIGVRTRLGSMGGENMDNYIYLPITTARAHLPNSALSSPRQISSIDMKVRPGADREKVKEEVLALLRERKHLVGAQEDKLNVFDSTRFVELLNTTQTSLTWLLSRPPRSRSSSVASGS
- a CDS encoding efflux RND transporter periplasmic adaptor subunit; the encoded protein is MRIDAKGKKISIVGALVFSAVVLCLTLWWSFGSGNADATRLYQTQLLGRGVVERSVTASGAVKALVTVEVGSQVSGPITEMKVDFNSKVKQGDLIAVIDRAPFDAKVQAASANLAIARADVLRREAAMAKLQKQLGLLDRNVGRYSALASAAGVSRQQLDQAQTESGATRHELSAAQADLESAKATVALRQAECDQAQINFDRTLIKSPINGVVIDRRMQRGQTVTAEYQTPVLFQIAQDLSQIQILAQVDEADVGAIRVGDEIMSLLSSLNEEGLTLVVITHEPDIAAYADRLLRFCDGEIVEDVCQRRSGARAKEPTA
- a CDS encoding ABC transporter permease is translated as MNMMLVSVTERTQEIGLRMAIGARKRDILLQFLVEAVTLCVLAGIIGLGIGLAGSALVALLVDWPLIVPPVSVVAALLVSVGVGVLFGYLPARRAAGLNPIDALRWE